The following proteins are encoded in a genomic region of Trueperaceae bacterium:
- a CDS encoding proline dehydrogenase family protein, with translation MPQLDDLYRRAVLATADARWVRGFVERHGWRLGVGRFVAGPDLESALPKLKAIEASGKGVIIDVLGEFVASEAAARESAARIAAAVEGVHEAGVEPYFSVKPSQLGLGVSPALALELAHELACALGRVGGTMCLDMESSAYVDGTLDLYLALRRRGHDHVATVLQSYLHRTPGDLGRLLELAPRPTLRIVKGAYSEPEDVALRSKRDVDEAFMGLVARGLAAGAHVDIATHDERLLDRALAHVDAAGLSADAYGVQMLYGVRPHLQDRLAAAGRPLRLYVPFGDDWYGYYSRRLAERPANLGFVLRGLFG, from the coding sequence ATGCCGCAGCTCGACGACCTGTACCGGCGCGCGGTCCTCGCGACGGCCGACGCGCGGTGGGTGCGCGGCTTCGTGGAGCGGCACGGCTGGAGGCTGGGCGTGGGCCGCTTCGTCGCCGGGCCCGACCTGGAGTCGGCGCTGCCGAAGCTCAAGGCCATAGAGGCCAGCGGCAAGGGCGTGATCATCGACGTGCTCGGCGAGTTCGTGGCCTCGGAGGCCGCGGCGCGCGAGTCGGCGGCCCGCATCGCCGCGGCGGTGGAGGGCGTGCACGAGGCCGGCGTGGAGCCGTACTTCAGCGTCAAGCCCAGCCAGCTCGGCCTGGGCGTCTCCCCCGCGCTGGCGCTGGAGCTGGCCCACGAGCTGGCGTGCGCGCTCGGACGCGTCGGCGGGACGATGTGCCTCGACATGGAGAGCTCCGCCTACGTCGACGGCACCCTCGACCTCTACCTCGCGCTGCGCCGCCGCGGCCACGACCACGTGGCCACCGTCCTGCAGAGCTACCTCCACCGCACGCCCGGCGACCTCGGACGCCTCCTCGAGCTGGCGCCGCGGCCGACGCTGCGCATCGTCAAAGGCGCCTACAGCGAGCCGGAGGACGTGGCGCTACGGTCGAAGCGGGACGTCGACGAGGCGTTCATGGGCCTGGTGGCTCGCGGCCTCGCCGCGGGGGCGCACGTGGACATCGCGACCCACGACGAGCGCCTGCTCGACCGGGCCCTGGCGCACGTCGACGCCGCGGGCCTGAGCGCCGACGCGTACGGCGTCCAGATGCTCTACGGCGTGCGGCCGCACCTGCAGGACCGCCTCGCCGCGGCCGGCCGGCCGCTGCGCCTCTACGTGCCCTTCGGCGACGACTGGTACGGCTACTACAGCCGTCGCCTGGCCGAGCGCCCGGCGAACCTGGGCTTCGTGCTGCGGGGCCTGTTCGGCTGA
- a CDS encoding histidine phosphatase family protein, with the protein MNLLFVRHGETDWALVESRGARGWAKDFAPLTQLGRLQIDTIARDYRLKEAEAILCSTFTRALESGARLSRALNKPLYVEHDLHEWLPQKDPLADYDDRMLAEAKKTLSGTAPLPEPAPWESLEEVRSRVLGVLRRYKRFNTLIVVTHGVVISSIIGVDRQVEHAEIVPYTLDLDEEQTAPAVESHP; encoded by the coding sequence GTGAACCTGCTCTTCGTGCGCCACGGCGAGACGGACTGGGCGCTGGTGGAGTCGCGAGGGGCCAGGGGGTGGGCCAAGGACTTCGCGCCGCTCACGCAGCTCGGTCGCCTGCAGATCGACACGATCGCCCGCGACTACCGGCTCAAGGAGGCGGAGGCGATCCTCTGCAGCACGTTCACGCGCGCGCTCGAGTCGGGGGCGCGCCTGTCGCGTGCCCTCAACAAGCCGCTCTACGTCGAGCACGACCTCCACGAGTGGCTGCCGCAGAAGGACCCGCTGGCCGACTACGACGACCGCATGCTGGCCGAGGCGAAGAAGACCCTCTCCGGCACGGCGCCGTTGCCCGAGCCCGCGCCGTGGGAGAGCCTGGAGGAGGTGCGCAGCCGCGTGCTCGGCGTGCTGCGCCGCTACAAGCGCTTCAACACGCTGATCGTCGTGACGCACGGCGTGGTGATCAGCAGCATCATCGGGGTCGACAGGCAGGTGGAGCACGCCGAGATCGTCCCCTACACCCTCGACCTCGACGAGGAGCAGACGGCGCCGGCGGTAGAGTCTCACCCGTGA
- a CDS encoding GNAT family protein, with amino-acid sequence MTARVTLPYEGDLEGRVVRLTPLRRDDVPALLAIAKAAPHEYDLTSTPRDEAEADAYFGEALAEVAAGTAHVVTVRDAAGTVIGTSRLRAYDARHRRCELGYTWYHPGVFRTAVNTECKLLLLELAFEGLGVNRVQIQTDARNLRSQRAVLALGAEFEGVLRRHMVAKDGYVRDSVIFSIVDTTWPSVRLRLRERLEERLARGAPSPAG; translated from the coding sequence GTGACGGCACGGGTGACCCTGCCCTACGAGGGCGACCTCGAGGGGCGCGTCGTCCGCCTCACGCCCCTGAGGCGCGACGACGTGCCCGCGCTCCTCGCGATCGCGAAGGCGGCGCCGCACGAGTACGACCTCACCTCCACGCCGCGCGACGAGGCGGAGGCCGACGCCTACTTCGGCGAGGCGCTGGCCGAGGTCGCGGCGGGCACGGCTCACGTGGTGACGGTGAGGGACGCCGCGGGCACGGTCATCGGCACGTCGCGTCTGCGCGCCTACGACGCCAGGCACCGACGCTGCGAGCTCGGTTACACCTGGTACCACCCCGGCGTGTTCCGCACCGCCGTGAACACCGAGTGCAAGCTGCTGCTCCTCGAGCTGGCCTTCGAGGGCCTGGGCGTGAACCGCGTGCAGATCCAGACCGACGCCCGCAACCTGCGCTCGCAGCGCGCGGTCCTCGCGCTCGGCGCCGAGTTCGAGGGCGTCCTGCGCCGGCACATGGTGGCCAAGGACGGCTACGTGCGGGACAGCGTGATCTTCTCGATCGTCGACACGACCTGGCCGTCGGTGCGGCTGCGCCTGCGCGAGCGGCTGGAGGAGCGCCTCGCGCGCGGCGCGCCGAGCCCCGCCGGCTGA